In Sorghum bicolor cultivar BTx623 chromosome 8, Sorghum_bicolor_NCBIv3, whole genome shotgun sequence, one genomic interval encodes:
- the LOC8054112 gene encoding putative leucine-rich repeat receptor-like serine/threonine-protein kinase At2g24130 → MWTWTGVACNSRRRVISLDLAGFNLTGFISPAISNLSALEYFDLSDNQLSGNIPPELGKLSQLWFLSLHNNLLTGVIPETLGLLKSMTDISLSSNNLIGEIPDICNCSSLIIILRDNNLTGEIPFSTRCQLPYLDVLFLFDNRLVGVIPSVINIEFYKP, encoded by the coding sequence ATGTGGACTTGGACTGGCGTTGCATGTAACTCAAGAAGGCGTGTAATTTCCCTCGACCTCGCTGGCTTCAACCTCACCGGCTTCATCTCGCCGGCGATCAGCAATCTGTCTGCACTTGAGTATTTTGATCTCAGCGATAACCAACTCTCCGGCAACATCCCCCCAGAGCTTGGCAAGCTGTCACAGCTGTGGTTTCTGAGCCTTCACAACAACCTTCTCACAGGGGTTATCCCTGAAACGCTTGGCCTTCTAAAAAGCATGACTGACATTTCCCTTTCTTCCAACAATCTCATCGGTGAAATCCCAGATATCTGCAATTGCTCCTCCTTGATCATCATTCTCCGCGACAACAACCTCACCGGAGAGATTCCTTTCTCTACACGATGTCAGCTTCCATACCTAGATGTGCTCTTCCTCTTCGATAACAGGCTCGTCGGTGTCATCCCGTCCGTCATCAATATCGAATTTTACAAACCTTAA
- the LOC110429562 gene encoding uncharacterized protein LOC110429562, translated as MPRVTPLGASLILEHVLADPSVPAAVVTKLLVALPFPSHPTPRLRRAVLLHHLAADPVSESSLDTLQLLAALPAPASPIAAAHIAVAAYLAVSASDFDVAVGALFARPNGRARLAVDEGGSSALASDEVMTTVDQFEAAVGNSFSQAVLRGLWGDRSATEERVRDLLAAEWAAIGPSLLVQAAERIVGDGAVETWRAADEATRAKLRILAGEERTHEILRKLEEPTSSANPISTPAVEKVINSLKTSCAELHSVVEDPLPAAKAVADEVLAARMEKSVSLDAEEARGQPTTCGTAGPSAPNDKGKGPSTGKPYSLMDWNPTARTFQWEESPGPESSEPSLRRPHLPSPRRAPVSPLPPGENKNRRRRARKWCLLEEETLRQGVEQYGSGNWKDILNNNPDVFIGRTPVDLKDKWRNMINR; from the exons ATGCCGCGGGTGACGCCGCTCGGCGCGAGCCTCATCCTGGAGCACGTCCTGGCCGACCCCTCGGTCCCCGCCGCCGTGGTCACCAAGCTCCTCGTCGCGCTCCCCTTCCCCTCCCACCCGACCCCGCGCCTCCGCCGCGcggtcctcctccaccacctcgCCGCCGACCCGGTCTCCGAATCCTCCCTCGACACGCTCCAGCTCCTGGCCGCGCTCCCCGCCCCCGCCTCCCCAATCGCCGCCGCCCACATCGCCGTCGCGGCCTACCTCGCGGTCTCCGCGTCCGACTTCGACGTCGCCGTGGGGGCGCTCTTCGCGCGCCCCAACGGCCGCGCGCGCCTCGCGGTCGACGAGGGAGGGTCCTCCGCGCTCGCCTCCGATGAGGTCATGACCACAGTGGACCAGTTCGAGGCCGCCGTCGGGAACTCCTTCTCTCAGGCCGTCCTCAGGGGCCTGTGGGGCGACCGGTCCGCCACGGAGGAGCGGGTCAGGGACCTCCTCGCCGCCGAGTGGGCTGCCATTGGGCCGTCGCTGCTCGTGCAGGCGGCTGAGCGGATCGTCGGGGATGGGGCCGTCGAGACATGGCGTGCTGCGGATGAGGCCACCCGTGCCAAGCTCCGCATTTTGG CTGGGGAAGAAAGAACACATGAGATTCTCAGAAAACTTGAAGAACCCACCTCCAGTGCAAATCCAATTTCAACACCAGCTGTTGAGAAGGTGATTAACTCGCTCAAAACAAGCTGTGCTGAGCTTCACAGTGTTGTGGAGGATCCGCTTCCAGCTGCGAAGGCAGTTGCAGATGAGGTATTGGCTGCAAGGATGGAGAAAAGCGTTAGTTTGGATGCTGAAGAAGCAAGAGGTCAACCAACAACTTGTGGCACTGCAGGCCCGAGCGCTCCTAATGATAAAGGCAAGGGTCCAAGTACAGGTAAACCTTACAGCCTTATGGATTGGAACCCAACAGCACGCACCTTTCAG TGGGAGGAATCACCTGGTCCTGAGAGTTCAGAACCGTCATTACGCAGACCACACTTGCCTAGCCCAAGGAGAGCACCAGTTTCTCCTTTGCCACCGGGAGAAAACAAAAATAGGCGTAGAAGGGCAAGGAAGTGGTGCTTATTAGAAGAAGAAACACTAAGACAGGGTGTTGAACA GTATGGTAGTGGCAATTGGAAGGACATTTTAAATAACAACCCTGACGTTTTTATCGGCAGAACACCG GTGGACTTGAAGGATAAGTGGAGGAATATGATCAACCGTTAG
- the LOC8082768 gene encoding uncharacterized protein LOC8082768 isoform X2, with protein MLPPLSSAPSRLLPRRTVASATASSPSPSPPPSRAGGHSRRPLRYAVLGAGFAGLSVAWHLLKHSPRDSRVSVDIYDENGVGGGASGVSGGLLHPYSPKVKLLWSGAEFWKESMDLLRSAEQANRTTGGIVRPPTTEKAADILLENVQSCLESCSLQLLDSDAAQRLIPGLRTPFDFAVYMPLALNVNPKKYLQALFSACQNLADEASSLPSEQKEFKLYKQHVDDLHHLAGNYDSVIVCLGAKVRSLPELANKLPLRTCRGVIAEFKLPSDTVEEYGSQSPSILSDAWLAFQGPRSVSIGSTWQWKSENDSSTVSDEESLTAMEELLPKASGVYPRINKWDFVGARAGIRAMPPLTANGSLPLLGCLDDLLGKKSNCTFWLVGGLGARGLLYHGLVGKLTAKAVISCDENIIPSEFTCWNTIKP; from the exons ATGTTGCCCCCGCTTTCTTCGGCTCCTTCCCGTCTGCTCCCCAGGCGAACTGTCGCTTCCGCCACCGCCTCCTCGCCCTCGCCTTCGCCTCCGCCTTCACGCGCAGGAGGGCACAGCCGCCGCCCCCTGCGCTACGCCGTCCTCGGCGCCGGCTTCGCGGGTCTCTCCGTCGCGTGGCACCTCCTCAAG CATAGCCCGAGGGATTCCCGCGTGTCGGTGGACATCTACGACGAGAACGGGGTCGGGGGAGGTGCGTCGGGCGTCTCGGGAGGGCTTCTCCATCCCTACTCGCCTAAAG TGAAGCTTCTCTGGAGTGGTGCTGAGTTCTGGAAAGAGAGCATGGATCTCCTTCGAAGCGCAGAGCAAGCAAATAGAACCACGGG GGGAATTGTACGGCCGCCTACAACTGAGAAGGCTGCAGACATATTGCTGGAG AATGTTCAGAGTTGCCTTGAGAGTTGCAGCCTTCAACTGCTTGATTCTGATGCTGCACAGCGTCTGATCCCTGGGTTGCGTACCCCATTTGACTTCGCAGTTTACATGCCACTGGCACTGAACGTCAACCCTAAGAAATATCTACAG GCACTGTTCTCTGCGTGCCAAAATCTGGCAGATGAAGCATCCTCATTACCAAGTGAGCAGAAAGAGTTCAAGCTATACAAGCAACATGTTGATGATCTACACCATTTGGCAG GAAATTATGATTCGGTGATCGTCTGCCTTGGGGCCAAGGTTCGCTCACTTCCTGAACTTGCAAATAAGTTGCCTCTTAGGACCTGTAGAGGAGTTATCGCTGAATTTAAGTTGCCATCCGATACAGT AGAAGAGTATGGCAGTCAAAGCCCTTCAATCTTATCTGATGCATGGCTGGCATTCCAAGGTCCCCGATCTGTTTCTATCGGATCAACTTGGCAATGGAAGTCTGAGAACGATTCTTCAACTGTATCTGATGAAGAATCTCTTACTGCAATGGAAGAGTTGCTCCCAAAAGCTTCTGGCGTATATCCAAGAATAAATAAATGGGATTTTGTAGGTGCAAGAGCTGGAATTCGAGCCATGCCTCCACTTACAGCTAATGGGTCGTTGCCACTGTTGGGTTGTTTGGACGATTTACTAGGCAAGAAGAGCAACTGCACATTTTGGCTAGTTGGTGGACTTGGTGCAAGAGGTCTTCTGTATCATGGTTTAGTTGGAAAGTTGACTGCCAAAGCTGTGATTTCCTGTGATGAAAACATAATACCTTCTGAGTTCACATGCTGGAATACAATTAAGCCTTAG
- the LOC8082768 gene encoding uncharacterized protein LOC8082768 isoform X1, protein MLPPLSSAPSRLLPRRTVASATASSPSPSPPPSRAGGHSRRPLRYAVLGAGFAGLSVAWHLLKHSPRDSRVSVDIYDENGVGGGASGVSGGLLHPYSPKVKLLWSGAEFWKESMDLLRSAEQANRTTGSDITNGDDNLIWRRGIVRPPTTEKAADILLENVQSCLESCSLQLLDSDAAQRLIPGLRTPFDFAVYMPLALNVNPKKYLQALFSACQNLADEASSLPSEQKEFKLYKQHVDDLHHLAGNYDSVIVCLGAKVRSLPELANKLPLRTCRGVIAEFKLPSDTVEEYGSQSPSILSDAWLAFQGPRSVSIGSTWQWKSENDSSTVSDEESLTAMEELLPKASGVYPRINKWDFVGARAGIRAMPPLTANGSLPLLGCLDDLLGKKSNCTFWLVGGLGARGLLYHGLVGKLTAKAVISCDENIIPSEFTCWNTIKP, encoded by the exons ATGTTGCCCCCGCTTTCTTCGGCTCCTTCCCGTCTGCTCCCCAGGCGAACTGTCGCTTCCGCCACCGCCTCCTCGCCCTCGCCTTCGCCTCCGCCTTCACGCGCAGGAGGGCACAGCCGCCGCCCCCTGCGCTACGCCGTCCTCGGCGCCGGCTTCGCGGGTCTCTCCGTCGCGTGGCACCTCCTCAAG CATAGCCCGAGGGATTCCCGCGTGTCGGTGGACATCTACGACGAGAACGGGGTCGGGGGAGGTGCGTCGGGCGTCTCGGGAGGGCTTCTCCATCCCTACTCGCCTAAAG TGAAGCTTCTCTGGAGTGGTGCTGAGTTCTGGAAAGAGAGCATGGATCTCCTTCGAAGCGCAGAGCAAGCAAATAGAACCACGGGGTCAGATATAACTAATGGAGATGATAACCTTATCTGGAGAAG GGGAATTGTACGGCCGCCTACAACTGAGAAGGCTGCAGACATATTGCTGGAG AATGTTCAGAGTTGCCTTGAGAGTTGCAGCCTTCAACTGCTTGATTCTGATGCTGCACAGCGTCTGATCCCTGGGTTGCGTACCCCATTTGACTTCGCAGTTTACATGCCACTGGCACTGAACGTCAACCCTAAGAAATATCTACAG GCACTGTTCTCTGCGTGCCAAAATCTGGCAGATGAAGCATCCTCATTACCAAGTGAGCAGAAAGAGTTCAAGCTATACAAGCAACATGTTGATGATCTACACCATTTGGCAG GAAATTATGATTCGGTGATCGTCTGCCTTGGGGCCAAGGTTCGCTCACTTCCTGAACTTGCAAATAAGTTGCCTCTTAGGACCTGTAGAGGAGTTATCGCTGAATTTAAGTTGCCATCCGATACAGT AGAAGAGTATGGCAGTCAAAGCCCTTCAATCTTATCTGATGCATGGCTGGCATTCCAAGGTCCCCGATCTGTTTCTATCGGATCAACTTGGCAATGGAAGTCTGAGAACGATTCTTCAACTGTATCTGATGAAGAATCTCTTACTGCAATGGAAGAGTTGCTCCCAAAAGCTTCTGGCGTATATCCAAGAATAAATAAATGGGATTTTGTAGGTGCAAGAGCTGGAATTCGAGCCATGCCTCCACTTACAGCTAATGGGTCGTTGCCACTGTTGGGTTGTTTGGACGATTTACTAGGCAAGAAGAGCAACTGCACATTTTGGCTAGTTGGTGGACTTGGTGCAAGAGGTCTTCTGTATCATGGTTTAGTTGGAAAGTTGACTGCCAAAGCTGTGATTTCCTGTGATGAAAACATAATACCTTCTGAGTTCACATGCTGGAATACAATTAAGCCTTAG
- the LOC110429563 gene encoding uncharacterized protein LOC110429563, producing MVAGYSTNSWLQEDLLNSGSNLKHKGEGDSRTWQNAGSTASRTIAGLRCDVLVGFKDRRARARNYRTWARARKTPGPGNAGSRTRSGEGDEDSPGNAGRAWASGEGDEEYAGLARASDEGEAGRRTRSGEGEGDSSWTTHEGEGDSSWTTQRTRSGRRTRARATPGRRRMDVLFPYP from the exons ATGGTTGCAGGCTATTCTACCAACTCCTGGTTGCAAGAAGATTTGCTCAACTCTGGTTCTAACTT GAAACACAAGGGCGAGGGCGACTCCAGGACCTGGCAAAACGCAGGATCGACGGCTTCAAGGACGATCGCAGGGCTGAGGTGCGACGTCCTCGTCGGCTTCAAGGACAGGCGAGCGAGGGCGAGGAACTACAGGACCTGGGCGAGGGCGAGGAAGACTCCAGGACCTGGCAACGCAGGTTCAAGGACACGGTCGGGCGAGGGCGACGAAGACTCACCTGGCAACGCAGGTCGGGCGTGGGCATCGGGTGAGGGCGACGAAGAATACGCAGGTCTGGCGAGGGCGTCGGACGAGGGCGAGGCTGGACGACGCACGAGGtccggcgagggcgagggcgactcCTCCTGGACGACGCACGAGGGCGAGGGTGACTCCTCCTGGACGACGCAACGCACGAGGTCTGGACGACGCAcgagggcgagggcgactcCTGGACGACGCAGGATGGATGTTTTGTTTCCTTACCCGTGA